The following nucleotide sequence is from Mytilus trossulus isolate FHL-02 chromosome 9, PNRI_Mtr1.1.1.hap1, whole genome shotgun sequence.
tatacatgtacataatttcAGCAGCGTCTTCATAATGGATACAGTGCTCATATTAAACTATGGATTCTAATGCTAAAAGTGAAATCTTTACTTATAAAGACTTACTGATAAATCAAGAGTAAATTGgttgacaattaaaaaatatttttgtcacaGTTCTGAAAACACGAATATGTTCATGTTGTCGAAGTAACAATTCCGTCCTCTTAGTTGTACTGGCATTAATTTGAGTATACATTAATTCTAATTagttatctataatactaaaataaagaggtccaatttgtcagccgtcatcacgtaaaaacgatgaatcaaaattcaactttatatataacaaatatagtacaatgctgttgattaaataTTACatcactccagacccttttgttttccacataattaatattgccaataattaagaagttccgcatctgacaggcgcaccaccaaacgctgtatttaggattttgctatatacacgggtcgttATTACAGGgatgacactactaaattcaatcattgtcacattgttcccgattgtagtattttaatcaatatgactttctaagatgacaatacgaataataaaaatctggacttaaaataaggcgaataggtacagcatgtacagttttcaatttgttagccggaATGACGTAAACagcaaagaattcaactttatttataactcataaaggacaatgctgttgattaaaaaatactcctttccaggcccttttgttttccaaatgaaattaataataccaataattgataagttccaggtcgacgggttccaACAGAAAGATGTTGAAAGCATAGAAAACTATGCATCTTATAATTGGCATGACTTtttcagatgacaataccaatactaaaataaggcttacgcagagatatattctttaattcagtcacagtTTTCTAGAATTACGTATATTTAGATTTATGTTAATtgtgtttaataattttaacaGGATATGGTATAACCTATATCAGATGGGGAAGAAAAGGTTGTCCTGATGGTTCTGAACTTGTTTATACAGGTAATGTTGGCTTTTTTATTCACGAAATATCCTTTatcacattccccatttccattctcaggtttatctttatttataactttttaagttaagctattgatttttttcaacatttccaACATATTCTGACATGATTAACTTAAAACGTCAATGTACAATGCAGTTTTATTATTGTGGTCATTCATTGTCTATTTGTTTAATCTATTTGAGACTTTGATTTTGCCAGTGAGAGGTTTaacgctataaaaccaggtttaatccactattttctacatttgaaaatgcttgtaccaagtccggaatagtatgacagttcttgtccactcgtttttaatgtgttttgtctttaattttgccatttgatatggGATTTTCCGATTTGAGTTTTCctccgagttcagtatttttgtgattttattttttgaaatgtttgaccaataaattctatatttgttaagaaacaattgatttttacatcATGATTCACgattttctattaatttttatataagctGTTATTCCTTTATACGGCTAGAATATAATCTTTTTGGATTTAAATATGCAGTTGAAACGAACAACAAAATGAAGAATCAATTATGCacctgttgaaaaaaaaatgtatcatctATAAATCAACgtttcaattattaaaaaaaatcacatcattAACAAAAgaagggcgaaagataccagagtgaaAGTCAAATTCATAGATTATAAATAAACCGACAGCGCCATGGCAAAAGAATATagatacaaacagacaaattatagtacacatgacacaccatcgaaaacttaagactaagtaagcaacacgaaccccaccaaaaaactgTGGAAGATCTCTTCGGAAGAGTagacagatcctgctccatatgtggcacccgtcgtgttgctaattatataaaacaaaatccggtaaatagccCAATTCGGTAGTAGATCAAATTCGTGAAAAGAGAAGGGTATTGTAGTCTatgattctaaaaaaaacaatcacagATATAACATGCAGAAAGTATtggaaacattttgtttttacctttgACTTCACAATGCAAAATTGTGATTCCTTCTAAGGACAGCTTTTATATGATGTTTCATTATTTCCTTTTTGCATTTAGCCGTGTTATAGGTAGGATGTCtaaatttttctatttgtcGAGTCTGTGACATTAGTGCCACAAAAAGCAAGTAGCCAATCTACATTCTATCGTTGTGAGAGGCGTTAATGTATAGTTTCAGTATGTGGACAAAGTCAATAACAATTAGTGTTAAACCTTTTCTTTGtggaattttatgaaatattagaTGTTTTATTTAACCAAATGACACTATCAACCCCCCAAAAAAGAAGGAAAACGTGTTTGCATTGcgtttgaaatttgaaaacataGTAATTGGTcttagtttttatttcaattaacttTTCGATCTGATCAAGAACTTGTTAAAAAGCAGTTTCTTCATAGGGGGTTATTAAACTCGGGTAgcattttgtttgttgtttagttcttttttaaacaatatatgaaGCCAATTTTTCAGTGTTGTAAATCTTCATGGATtgttgtaaatatgacagaagCAAATGTCCTACACTAAGAAACATTAAAAGTGTCTACAGAAAAAAGCGAGATGAAAATACTGTTTTATAGTTATGACACATGGTTCTGTGGaatcttttatacattttgttttcgcCGATTGCTCATAGATTAAAAAACCatagggtttttttttgttaacttttatgaACCTTTGGTATTGTTTTTCTTGTTGTAGGTCAAGCTGGTGGTAATCATTATAATCATAATGGCGGTGGTGCAAATTATCTTTGTCTTCCAAATGATCCCGAAAATGGAGAACCCCAATCATATGACAATCCACAGCTTTATGGTGCTGAATATGAGATCTTTGATCGGAACCCACGCGGAATGTCGAGCATATTGGGTAACAAAGAGGTTCCATGCGCAGTCTGCCATAGGAAGCGGAGATCTTCAGTAATAACAATCCCTGGTAAATAGTTctcatctgaaataaaaatcaaaggCTTATGAATAAAACATTGGTGTTCATTGTGTAAGTGTATCCTTCACATTTATGTTCGCTTATTGGCAAATGAAGGTAAATTTTATATACTTTGCCTCAGGGTGTTCTTTGATACTTCAGgatatttaaaattacatgtCTACGGATTTGAACGTAGATTACTTATTATATCACTGAGTAAAGCGTTGATTCTAATATATGTATTTCAGTTGCTTGCATTTACCAAAGAAAATAGCAGACACGGTTACTTGCTCAGACACAGCTTAAATGTTTACTGTGAAATTTGTGAAAACCTTAGAATTTCCAAAAATTATCCTATATGTgcgttagaaattattataaattaaggaatgtttctccctcatgcaaagctctgattcctttcacggatttggctatacttttttgaccttttggattatagctcttcatcttttatataagctttggatttcaaatattttggctacgagcatcactgaagagacatatattgtcgaaatgcgcatctggtgcaagaaaattggtaccgttaatgttattactaccactgggtcgatgactctgctggtggactattagtcccctagggtatcaccatcccagtagttagtactttggtactggcatgaaaatacggatttttttgtgttattgaaaggagtaagttcggcaagggccatatttggcccccattataaagttcatagttacaTGACAATACATGCTTTAAGTTGCATTAAAGACATGTTGAAAAGTTAAACAGAACagttttttgtcaaagtttaattctaacacgttgatttttatATCCATAAAAGGTCAATttaagggattttggtgaaatttgacaaaatcagctagatttcaaccaaataaaggacGGGGAAACATAGAacgcaggcgtcgacaagcttgagattcaaataagacatgtgaattgtcttcacaaacattattttaaaagatctttgttgtcgacgtatgcgctctatgttctGTCTAATAATCTATAGAAATTTAaccattttcattaattttttcgtgaaaaatcatcatgagtacaacttgtgacgtcataatgaaacgcagaaacgtaaaattttcaacaaaatggtttatatcctaGCTGGTCAATATATTAGCTATtatttatcgtgatattggtcgatAAAACCGagtttgaaatttacgctaaaaatgggggccattttaggaccttatcgaacatactcctttgctgttacaaaatattagaaattattttaaattaaggaagTATCTctctcatgcaaagctctgattcctatctcagatttggctatacttttcaGACCTTTTGGataatagctcttcatcttttatataagctttggatttcaaatttttggctacgagcatcactgaagagacatatattgtcgaaatgcgcatctggtgcaagaaaattggtaccgttaattttatcataagtcgaaaataaactgacaacgccatggcaatagaaaaaaagagaaaaacataacaaagATAAATGGAGACTTTGCATTATGCATATTcatgtattaaatataaaaatctgGAAGATTGATTAGTCTACTGAACTGCTGTGATCCCTAAagtattttctacattttaaaatttagcgaatatgaaaaaaagatttcGCTGGCCTAAGGTTTTGTACGATTTTGTAGAAATATGAGAACAAACGAATGAATTCATATTTCGTCAAAGAGGAAGATCTTTTGGATCAGAATGGGGTCATAAACTTCTGAATACATGAAGCTATATTTTATGCATACTTCTTATTTTAATGTAACGTTTTTTTCCCCCTTATACCCCTTTAACAATGAATATAAGTAAACATAACTGTATGTTATATATGTTGAGTAATCAATAGACCCATTTCACAATTATTTAGCaatcattttcattgtttgacCGCTACTATTCTTTTGGTAATTACATATTCGAAATTTGCGGGAAACCATATGATGCtccttctttaaattttagtttagtCCACCAAAAAGAGTGTCTGCAAAACATTCATCAGGGGCGACAAGAATGTATCAGGCTAAACGCATGACACGTTACGTTTAAGATTTATGATGGGTTTAAAAAATATCGAAAAGTCAACAAACTTCATTTTGTTGCTGACCTTCACCATACAGAAAACATATTGTTTAATGGTATATCTTTAGGAATAGATATCATATATTAAGTTATATCAAGTTATCAGGAATTATTCATGATCAATACCCTCTTACCATATGCTTATTTTCAGGAAGAAAAACCTGCTACAAAGACTGGAATGTTGAATATAATGGATACTTAATGGCTGCTCATAATGTTTACAAAAGGACTGATTACGCATGTATCGATGTCAATGCTGAACAATTCGATAATAAATCAGCCTCTGATGAAGATGGTGCTCTCTTCTATCCAATCAGAACCAGCTGTGGTAGTTTGAGGTGCCCTCCTTACAAAGCCGATGCAGACGTATTTTGTGTAGTATGCACTAAGTGAAATACCGattagaatagaaaaaaatcggatactacatgtattatgcaaaatcaaaattatgttgTACTTGTTTAACATGCTTACATATGGTTAGTTCAAACTCGAATGTACATAGAGATTGGGTCTTCTTTTATTGAAAAGGCAAATTACGATAACAAACATAAATTAAGAAATCATGGtaattaaggtagcacaatacaaagatttttttacttccaatcactaacctttgaaatgctgtaactttcttatgaacGCATAGacaataataaaagaggtatatatagatagataaatgATTAATCTTTTGAATGAATGCAATacttt
It contains:
- the LOC134685082 gene encoding short-chain collagen C4-like; this encodes MDRKFVMSYQGFCYILLMVGVLPSTCSECNEDSCRDVITMPLLDDMKATLKADLDVTNMNNHLKAYIEKQIQKGVETAMKDVMKQLIDNKLEMANATIEATILSGLERYGITYIRWGRKGCPDGSELVYTGQAGGNHYNHNGGGANYLCLPNDPENGEPQSYDNPQLYGAEYEIFDRNPRGMSSILGNKEVPCAVCHRKRRSSVITIPGRKTCYKDWNVEYNGYLMAAHNVYKRTDYACIDVNAEQFDNKSASDEDGALFYPIRTSCGSLRCPPYKADADVFCVVCTK